Part of the Nitrospira sp. genome is shown below.
TCATATCGTCGAGCAACAGAGCACTTTTGCCCTCCACATCACCGATAATATTCATGACTTGGGCCTGGTTCGGTCCCTCGCGCCGCTTGTCGATGATGGCGAGATTGGCCTGAAGCCGTTTGGCAAAGGCCCGCGCGCGCTCCACGCCACCGGCATCGGGAGACACCACGACCAAATCCTGAATTTTGCGTTTGGTGATGTACTCCAGCAACACCGGTAATGCGTACAGATTGTCCACGGGAATATCGAAGAACCCTTGAATCTGGCTGGCATGCAGATCCATCGTCAGCACGCGGTCCGCGCCGGCGGTGGTAATGAGGTCTGCCACCAATTTGGCTGAGATCGGCACGCGCGGCTGATCTTTACGGTCCTGCCGGGCATACCCGAAATAGGGAATCACCGCGGTAATCCGGTTGGCCGACGAACGCTTCAACGCATCGATCATGATGAGCATCTCCATGATCGAATCATTGACGGGCGCACAGCAGGACTGAATCAGAAACACGTCCGCCCCACGCACGTTCTCCTCGACGCGAACCCGGATCTCCCCGTCACTGAAAGACGAAACCGTCGCGGCGCTAATGGGCAGATCGAGATACGTTCCAATCGCGCGCGCAAGCGCAGGATTGGCGTTGCCCGAAAAGAGCTTCATTTCCCTGTTCATTCCACCCCTTCGATGCGGTACGTGGCGATTAACGGTGCTGGTCGAGTTCGTACAACACGGTGGGCACGGACAGGACTCTGAGTCAATCTCCCTGACCTCGTGCACTGCCTGAACAAGCAGACGCCTACCGAAGCTCAGCACAATAACGAAATGTCCCGGAAGTTGTCAACCAAATGAACCACGGTGGAGGATCCGGCAGCGGGGTGGGACGGAGGGAATAACGGTGTCCAGTGAAAGATCGGCCAGGCCGCCAGCAGGCTCCTTCCTGCCAGGCCATTGCTCAACCCGAAACGCCCTATGACAAGGCAGTCGCTTCGGGGGCGCGACCAGCCGGGACGACATACACCTTTCTCTGCGGATCGGCAGCACACACCATTGCAGCCTGCTTGGCCGCTGTTTCGTTTTGAAACACCCCGAACATGGTGGCGCCGCTTCCGGACAGGAGGGCAACCTCGGCCCCTAGACTGACGAGTTGGCGCTTCATCTGGCCCAGCACCGGATGTTGAGCAAAGACGGGCACCTCAAAGTCGTTCTCCACCAGGGGAATAATCTCTGCCCAATCCAACGTTGGGCGGTTCTCCAACTGCTGCAACGAGTCGGAAAGTGGCCGCACACCTTGGCGAGTGGCCGCGAGTTGTTGATAGGCCCATTTCGTTTCGACCGGAAATCCCGGGTTAACCAGCACGATCCACCGCTGCCCGGTAACCTGTACCGGACGAACCACTTCACCCCTTCCTGTCACGCAGGCGGCAGGCGCCACGAAGAAGAACGGCACATCACTCCCCAGTTGCTGTCCCACCTCGGCCATCTGCTGAACCGACCAGCCCAACCCCAACAGTCGGACAAGGCCCAGGATGGTCGCCGCCGCATCACTGCTGCCGCCCCCCAATCCGGCCCCCAGAGGAATCCGCTTTGTGAGCGTAATGGAGAGGTCGATCGGTCGATCCACCCGCTCAAGCACAAGCTGCGCCGCACGGTAGACGAGATTGCTGCGGTCGACCGCCAACGCGGCATGATCACAGCGCAAGGCGATCTGCGACGCTGCGGCAGGCCGCATGGCAAGGGTTATTTCATCGGTGAGACCGACCGTATGCATCAGCGACCAAATGGCATGGAATCCATCAGGCCGCCGGTCAAGGACCCGGAGAATCAGATTCACTTTGGCAGGGGTGACAACACGAAGACTGGTAGAGTTCACTCGCAGATCACTGGGGCGGCGCTAATCCCGGCCTCCTTTGATTTCGTATTTTTCGAGACGGTACCGGAACGACCGGGTATTCAATCGCAGGAGGCGCGCGGCGCGCTTTTTGACCCACTGACTCCGTTCGAGCGCTTTCAACAGCAGGTCCTTCTCAATCGTGTTGATCAGCCCCTCAAGATCCAGGCCGTCTTCCGGCAATTCGGTCGGCACAGTCTGGTGATGGGTCACCGGCTTGTGCAGCCACCCGCGAATATCCGCATCCGTCACCGACGATCCCGTCGTGAAGGCCACCACGCGCTCGATCACGTTCTCGAGTTCTCGAACGTTTCCTCGCCACTCATGCGCCAACAGTACGCGCATGGCCTCCTGGCTCATCGTCGGCACTGGTTTACCACTTTCCTTGGCAAATTTCTCTAGGAAATGTTGGCTCAGCAACGGAATGTCACCGCTGCGCATACGCAAGGGCGGGAGCTTGATCGGAATCACGTCGAGCCGATAATACAAATCTTCGCGAAACGCGCCCTCGGCAACCGCCTTCTCCAGATCTCGATTCGTCGCCGCGACGATGCGCACATCGACCTTCACGTCCTGCATGCCGCCGACCCGACGAAATTCACGTTCCTGAATCACCCGGAGCAGCTTTACCTGAATGGCAGGGGTCGTGTCGCCGATCTCGTCGAGAAAGATCGTCCCGCCGTTGGCTACTTCAAACAATCCGGCTTTATTCGACACTGCGCCCGTGAACGAGCCCTTCATATGGCCGAAGAGTTCGCTCTCCAGCAACGTTTCCGGTACCGCACTGCAATTGACGGTCACGAACGGCATGGCCGCCCGCGAACTGTTGAAATGAATGGCCCGCGCCACCAGTTCCTTGCCCGTCCCGCTTTCCCCGCCGATCAGGACGTTGCTCTTGGAGTCGGCCACCTTTCTGATGACCTCGTAGACCTTCTGCATCGCGTCGCTCTGGCCGATGATCTGGGAAAAGGACGACTGACTGGCCAATTCGCGTTTCAGCAGCATATTCTCGGTCGACAGCCGACGCCGTTCGATCGCATTGCGTATAATCAGTTGCACTTCGTCCACTTGGAACGGCTTGGTGAGGTAGTCGTAGGCCCCGTGCTTCATCGCTTCAACCGCCGATTCCGCCGACGCAAATGCCGTGATCACCAACACCACGGTGTCCGGCGACAAGGCCTTCACGGCCTTCAGCACATCCAGCCCGCCTGCTTTGGGCATCTTCAGGTCGGTGATGACGAGATCAAAAATCTCCTTCTGAATTTGCGCGATCGCCTCTTCGCCGTCCGACGCCACAGTGACGGCATACCCGGCCCGCTTGAGCATGATGCTCAGCACATCGCGCAACCCCTGTTCGTCATCGACGACTAAAATCTTTTCCACGGTTCCCTTCCTTCATGCCGCAACCGAGCCCCGGTTTCCGCAGACTGCGGAAGACACACGACAAAGCGTGCGCCGCTCCCGACTTCGCTCTCCACCTTGATCCACCCATCGTGCAGATCCACAATCCGGTGCACCTGGGCCAACCCCAACCCCGAGCCTTCTTTTTTTGTCGTGAAAAACGGGAGAAAAATCTTGTCGAAGTTCTGCTTGGGAATGCCTTCTCCGCCGTCCTGGAAGCTGATCTCGATGACATCGGAGCGGCGCCCGCCGACTTCCACCCGCCGCACCCCCGTGGCAATCGTCAGCGTCCCTCCGCCGGACATCGCGTCAAACGCATTCACCGCGAGGTTCCAGAACACCTGTTTCAGCTGATCCTGATCGACCTGCGCGACCAGTGCCGCGGGCGCCGTGCGGGAGACGATCGAGATCCCGGTTCGAGACTGCGCTTCATGTTGGATCAGATCCAGCGTATCGGCAAGGACTTTGTTCAAATCTTGTTCGGCAATATGCAACGCGGGCGGCCGCGCATATTGCAGAAACTCCGTGATGATGTTGTCGAGCCGCCTGGCCTCCCTAATGGCAATGTCCATCAACCGCTGGCTGGTTTCATCGGAGCCTACGTCCTGTCGCAACATCTGCATGGCTCCGGCCAATGCTCCGAGTGGATTACGTATTTCATGGGCCATACCCGCGGACATCTCTCCCAGGTTCGCCAACCACTCGCGCCGACGCATCTCCTCTTCCAGGTAGCGAATTTGCGTGAGGTCCTTGAACACCCCCACCAAACCACGTTGCATCCCCTGCTCCTGGAGCGGCGACAGGGTCATACCCAACACCAGACAACTGCCGTTGGCATGAAAGCAATCCACCTCAAAACGCAGAGGCGACAGCGACGTCATGTCTGTAGTCTGCGCTCCGTCCGTTGGGTGCCAATTGAAGACTTCCTGCCACAAACGGCCCTGCACATCCGCGAACGCATAACCGGTCACCTCATGCGCCGCGGGATTGAACGAGGTAATACGGCCCTCCTGATCGGTCGTAAATACGCCGCTGCTGATGCTGCGCACGATATTTTCGTGGAATACCTGGAGACGATTGAGCCCCTGCTCTTTCTCGCGTAAAGACTGATCGGCATGCCGAAGCTCGTCGGCCAGTACACTGCTCAAGAATCCAACCACCAGGAAGGCGAGCCCATACACTTCAAAGGTCTGCAACGCTTCGGGTCCTTCCAGCTTACTGGGGGGCAACCAGATGGAGGCGTTCAAGAGCCCGAAATATTGAACAGCCGTGATGGCCCCGAACAGCAGGGTACAACCGGCTCCCGTGACAATGCCGACACGCCGGTGCGGAACCAGGCTGGCCACCGTCACCGTGATGACATACAACACGGCAAATGGGCTCTCGACACCTCCGGTCCGCGCGATCAGCACGGTTTCGAGGAGCACATCGATTCCGACCTGCACCCAGATGAATGCCGTATACGCAGCGGCAGTCCTGAGCCGCCGTAGCACCAACGCGTAGAGGATCGTAATGGTGTAGGTAACGACGATGAGTGCGGTAAACGTGGGCGCTGACTCGCCACGCGTCGACTGAAACGCCAGGGATAATCCCAGCATCAACGTGACCAGGACCACCCGCAGCCCCATCAGCCAGTGGAGCCGCGTCTTCAACTCAGGCATGGCGCGCTCGCCAGCCGGCGTGGGATGCGCGTCAACAGCGTGCGCAAGCACGAGTTGCCGGGCGCCGGGCGATTCGGCGTCGGTGGACGGGACTGGGCAGGTTGAAGACAGCATGCCGGGCGCGTTGCCCTGATGGATGTGCGACGCACGGCCCTTTCGTCAGATCGGGCCGCGCGCCGGAAATCGGACGCGAGTGTGCAGCGTCGTTATTGGATGGCCTGCGCCATCGTGAAGATCGGCAGGTACATGGCGACGACGATAAACCCGATGATGGTCCCCAACACCACCATCATGATCGGTTCCAAAAGCGAGGTCAGTGTCTCGACGGCCTGATCGACTTCGTCTTCATAGAAATCGGCGATCTTTCCGAGCATGGCATCGAGCGCGCCGGTGGATTCTCCGACGGCGATCATGTGCGTGACCATTTTGGGAAATACGTTGCACTTGGCCAGTGGCTCGGAAATGGTTTTTCCGCCGCTGATACTCACCCGCGCATTCATGAGCGCTTCTTCGATCACCTTGTTGCCCGACGTCTTGGCGCAAATGCTCAGCCCTTCCAATAACGGCACGCCGCTGGTGATCAAGGTGCCGAGGGTGCGCGTAAATTTCGCAACGGAGGCTTTCCTGATCAAATCGCCGACGATCGGCATCTTGAGGAGCAGCCGGTCGATCACCACCCGTCCGTTCACCGTGGCATAGTAGCGCTTGATCGCGAAGATGGCGCCAGCCACCGCCCCAAACATGGCATACCAGAAGCTTTGGAAGAAATTGCTGACGTTGATGACGATCTGCGTCGGGCCCGGAAGTCCGACCTTGCCGCCGGACATTTCAGTGAACATTTGCGCAAACACCGGAATGACCCAGACCATCAACACGCTGATGATGACGACCGCCACACCAACGATCGCCGTCGGATAGACCATCGCCGACTTGATCTGGCCCTTCAGTTTCATGGCCTTTTCAATGTGCTTGGCCAACCGGGTCAAAATCGTATCGAGCAGACCGCCGACCTCGCCGGCATGGATCATGTTCACGTAGAGATCGTCGAAGACCTTCGGATGGCGCTTCAAGGCGTCAGAAAATGTGGAGCCGGCTTCCACGCTGTTCTTCACGTCGCCGACCGTTTCGCGCAGGACTTTATTTTCAGACTGGGTGGACAGAATATCGAGACATTGAATCAGAGGCAGTCCGGCATTGATCATCGTGCCGAATTGGCGGGTGAACACGACGAGGTCCTTATCCGTCAGTCCGCTCCCGATGTTCAGCTTAAACTTTCCGCCGCCTGACTTTTCTTCCAGGCTGGTGACCACAACCTGCTGCTTGCGAAGCTGGTCCACCGCCTCGTCTCTCGTTTTGGCGGTGAGTTCCCCCTTCTTCACAGCGCCCTGGCGAGTGCGTCCGACATAGGTGAATGTGCTCATAACGCGGTTTTCACTCCTTTGAACGCCAGGCAGGACACGTAGGTATGCAGCGGAAAACTATGATCGAAGTCTATAAGACGACCTAAAAACTGTCAAACAAATGCACGAAAAGGAACCGGCAGGACAGGGCGAACCACGCATCCCAGCAAGGCGACCGCGCGCGAGCCCGGATTCTTCATGCATGTCGTCGCGAGGTGTTCGAGACCGAAGCCCGCCGGAGCTTCTCGCAAGCGAGGCCGACGCAGACCTACTGACAGTTCGTCGAGGAGGCTGAACGAGAACTGCCCCGCCGAGTGAGAGCATCGGACGACGGAGCCGTCATTCATGAAAAGTCCGGGCTAGGCTTGACTGGAGGTGATACGGAAGTACCCGCGGGAAAGGTAGTGCAAGCCGGACATGAGCGTGACCCCGCCCATCAGGTAGACGAGCGGATCGAGGACGGCGAGATCGAGCCGCCGCGAGGCAAAGAACACGATCGCAATCAGGGTCGTCAGCTGGATCAACGTGGTGACCTTGCCCAGGACCGTCGGCGAGATGTCGACCTGCGTCTGGGTGAAATGGGCCACGGCCGCACCCAACATCAGCATCAGATCGCGACTGGCCACCAGAATCGTCAACCAGAGGGGAACCATGTGCATCACGGACAGGGTAATAAACCCGGTCGTCAGCATGAGCTTATCCGCCAGAGGATCCAAAACTTCTCCGAGCCTCGTCCGTTGATTGGCGACGCGGGCAATGATGCCGTCAAGGGCATCCGTCACGCCGGCGATGAACAGCGTAGCCAGGGCGTAGTCGAATTGTTCATAGTTCAACAGTCCGACGTAGACCGGGATCAACAAGATCCGCAACATCGTCAGGCTGTTCGGGACGTTCATATTCATTGAACGGATGGTGCGAGCTTCGCCCTTGTAGCGTTCTGAGAATTCCACCGGAGCCGCGCATCATAGAAACCCCGTAGAACCTTGTCAACGACGGTTGCACTCCACACGGGAGGTCCCTATAATCGAAACCCGTACAACGGGCCCAGGTGATGATCGACGGAGGTTGTGTATGAGCGGACTTCCCCTCCTCTTCAAAAAAGAGGGACTCATTGAACGGCACCAAGTCGAGGGGATTGACCCAAGCGACCGGTACTTCAACCGGGCCATCCTTGTCAATCGGGTGGCCGCGGGCTATACGGGCAAAGTCACCTATGAGGCCTACGCCGTCGAAGGCTCGGCTCACCCCACCACCGGGGCAGCCGTCAAAGCCGTTGTCGAAAAACTGCGCGATGTCGGGTTTACTCGATTGCGTACACGCTTGAATTTCAAGGGCAGCCGCTATCTCGCCGAGAAAGAAACCTGGACCGACTATCCGGATCTTCCCGCCTAACTTTTCAACAGCTCGCGACAGATCAGATCGTGAATCAACGGGCGGAAGAGGCGAATCTGCTCGTTCCGTCTCGTTGGATGCACGCGATTCGAGAGTAGCACCACTTCCAGTTCCTTCATCGGATCGATCCATACAGAGGTGCCGCTAAACCCAAGATGTCCAAACGACTCAGGGGAAAATCGTGTCCCTGACGAGGATCGGACCGATGGGGTATCCCAACCCAGCGCCCAACTGGAGTTCGGCACTCCCTGCCTGTTGCTCGTGAACAGACTGACCACATCGGGCGACAACAAACCCGGCTTCTTCCGGCGACCATCCATCCACGCCCGCGCAACCGCCAGCACCGCTCGCGCAGTGCCGAACAATCCGGCGTGACCGGCCACCCCACCGAGTGCGTAGGCATTCTCATCATGGACTTCCCCACGCAAGATACGCCCCCGCCACGAATCTTCCTCCGTCGGAGCAATAGCCTGAACGGCATCACAGAGTCCGGTGGAGGTTGGAGCGAGCCCGTGCGGTATATACCCGAGTGGGCAGGCACCAAGCGGCACAAAGATTTCCTCGCTGCAGAATCGCTCCAGCGGCCGGCCGGAGACCCGCTCCACGACCCATCCCAACAGCATAAACCCCAGGTCGCTATAGAGGCTGCGCGTCCCCCGTTCGTAGATCAGCTCTTCCGCGGCGATATAGTCCAACACCGCCGCCCGCGCGGCTGCACTTCCGAGAAACCCGGGGTGCACCGCGTCTTGTGAGGCTATTCGTTCATAGTAGGGCCGCCACCCAGGCAGCCCAGAACTGTGTGTGAGCAGGTGCCGCACGGTCGCCGCACCAATGGGATGATCACGAAGTTCCGCCAGAATCCCTTCGATCCGCTCATCCAGTTTCAGCAGTCCACGCTGCACGAGCAGCACCAGCGCCGTGGTCGTCGCTAACACCTTGGTGAGAGAGGCGAGGTCATAACAGGTGTCACCCGACACCGGCACACTAGGTTCCTTTTGCGTAAGCAAGCCGGCAGCTCCTTCAAACACCATGGCTCCACGCAACCGGACGGCCAACACCGCGCCGGGAAACGTGCCGTCATCGACCGCCGCTTGCAGCGCCGACTGAAGTGGATGTGCTGTGGCCATGTCTACAGGGCTCCGTTCAAGAGGAGAAGCGAGAAGGTGTGCCCGAGGAGGCTAGGCCACGCCGACGAGGCAGGCTCAGGTGGCAAGGAGGGGGATTCGAACCGCGCAGACGTGTCACCGGGCAGGGCTTGATTCGCCGGCCAGTTTGCCTTCGACGGAGGCCGCATCTGCTTGATAGGCATCGCTATCCTCGACCTCCAGCATCCGCTCAAAGGAACGCAGGGTGGAGCGAAACCGTTCCACCATCATCAGACGTTGTTTCTGAAGATCCGCGACGCCCCGCTGCATCTCCGTAAGGCTGACCTTGGCCTGGCGGATGATCTCACTGGCTTTCAGTTCCGCTTCCTTGACGATCAGATCAGCCTCGCGCTGCGCCGAACGCTTCACATCCTCGGCCAGAGTCTGCGCCGACACCAACGTGTTGGAGAGGGTCGCCTCCGTGCGTCGCAGATCGGTCACTTGCTGCTCGGTCGCCGTGAGCTTCTCGCGAAGCAGACTGTTCTCCCGATTCGCATTCTCAACCGTGAGCGCCAACTCCTCGAGGAAGCGGTTCACTTCGTCCCGGTCGTATCCCCGGAACTTCACCTGGAAGACCATCTGCTGAATGTCGATGGGAGTAATTTTCATGCGACACCTCTTACCCGACAGTTAGTGCATCCGGACGGCGATATCCCTCAAGGATTGAACCACGGCATATTGCAAAAAGACAAGGATCAGGATTGCGATCATCGGTGACAGATCCATGCCCATACGCCATCCGATCATCCGACGAATGGGCGTAAGCACCGGTTCCGTCGCCCGCTCCAAAAATTGGACGATGGGATTCCACGGATCCGGATTGACCCAGGAAATCAACGCACGGGCGATAATGACCCACATGTAGAGCCACAACACTGTATCCAGGATTGTAGCCGTGCCCTGCAACACATTGCCTAGCACAAACATCAGCGTCCCAACTCCTGTGAACGTTTCGTGGCCGCCTCGACGGCCGCCATCAGACAACCCCGCATGCCTCCGACCTCCAACTGATGCAACCCGGCGATAGTCGTGCCCCCCGGCGAGGCCACCTGATCCTTTAAACGAGCCGGATGCTCACCCCGCTCCAGGACCATCCGCGCAGCCCCAAGGACCGTCTGGGCCGCCAACAATTGCGCGGTCGCTCTGGGCAGTCCCATCTTGACCCCGCCGTCGGCCAAGGCCTCAATGGCCACAAACACATAGGCCGGCCCGCTCCCGCTCAAGCCGGTGACGGCGTCCATGAGCCGTTCTTCGACCGCAACGACCGACCCCACGGCCTCAAACACTCTCCGCACTGCCGCCACATCGTCCGCGGGAAGATCTGCCTGATAGGCCAATGCCGTCACACCCTCGCGAACCAACGCCGGTGTATTCGGCATGGCACGCACAATCCCCCGCGGCTGTGTTACCCGCTCGCGGATCCAGGCAACCGTCACTCCTGCCGCGATGGACACGATCAACTTTCCGTCGAGCGCCGACCCGATTTCGCTCAGCACAGCTGGCATCGCCTGGGGCTTGACCGCCAGCACGACGAGATCCGCCTGACGAACAGCCTCGCGGTTCTCCTCGCCGACCCGAATGCCGAACCGTGATGTAAGGAGATCGCGGCGGGCGGCCACCGGATCCGTGGCGCAAATGGAATCGGGGGCGGCCGCCTGCGACGCCACCAACCCACCGATTAAGGCCTCAGCCATTTGTCCGCCGCCGAGAAAGGCGATCGACGTCTTCACCAGTCCACTACTCACCACGCGCTCCAAAAATTGCCGTACCAACCCGCACGTACGTCGCGCCTTCCTCCACGGCTACGGGGTAGTCATGCGACATCCCCATAGACAGCTCCTGCATATTAATGTTCCGGCACCCCAGTCCTGTCAATGCCTGAGCCAGTTCTCGCAGTTGCCGAAAGTAGGGACGGGCATCCTCCGCAGCCGGTGTGGGGGGAGGAATGGCCATCAGGCCTCGAACCTCCAGATGCTCAAGGTCATTCAACGCCGGCAGGACAGCCGCCAAGGCCGACGGCGAAAATCCTCCCTTACTGAGTTCGCCTCCAAGATTGACCTCCAGCAGGACACGTTGCCTCAGCCCCGCCGCCTTGGCCTGACGATCAATCTCCTCCGCCAGCGCGAGGCTATCGACCGAATGAATGATGTCGAACCGGCCGACAACGGACTTGGCCTTACGTCGTTGCAACGTCCCGATAAAATGCCAGGTCACTCCCTCGCGCCCCAAGGTGTCGATTTTGGGAAGCGCTTCCTGGAGCCGGTTTTCGCCGAGATGCCGAACCCCGGCATCCACCGCTTCCCTCACCCGTTCGACCGGGATGGTTTTGGACGCAGCCACGAGGTGCACAGTCTCAGGAACCCGCCCCGCACGATGGGCGGCACGACGAATCTCCTCCCTCACCACATGCACCCGGGCCGCAATCGTATCCTCTCCTGCTTCCATACTGCGCCTTGCGGATGACCCACTGCCCCCCTGCTGTCCCGAAGGCCTCCGGCAGCGGGCCGAATCAGCCAGCGCTCCACATCAACTCGATACGGACTTACCGGCCCGGCAGGAGCGCAATCCCGCTGACCATCGTGGCGTTGACCACACCTTCACGGCGGTAGCTGAAAAATAAATCGGGCTGGCAGATGGTGCAGGCATTGACCATGGCGATGCGGTCCGCACTCAGGCCATCGGCAAGCGCCTGCCGGCGCACGAACGCACGCAGATCGAGGTGGGCCTTGTTCGCAGCAACCGGCCTCACCACCGCGTGCCAATCGGAAAGCACCTCGCGCAGCTTCGATAACACGGGCTCATCGACTTCGTAACAGCAGGGACCGGCCGAGGGCCCGATCGCCATTCTCAATCCTTCGACGGTGGCCCCGAAGCGATCCACAAGCAGCGCCACCGTCTTCGGCACAATACCGGCGACCGCCCCACGCCACCCCGCATGGATTGCGGCGACCACTCGTCGACCAGGATCGTGCAGCAGCACGGGAACGCAGTCTGCCGTCCGCACGGTCACCATCACCCCCGGCTGGTCGGTCACGACCGCGTCCCAGCCGCCCTCGAAGGTGGCTCCATGCTCGACCGGCTTGTCGACCACCAGCGCGTCTGTGCCATGCACCTGTTTGACGGACACCATCACGGGCGCCGCCCCATCCCGATGCTTGGCCTGGGGCGCAGAGGCGCGACCCGGTGTTACTGATAAGCCGGACAACCGGGTCCCGAAAAAATGCTCAACCCCATCCGCATCGGTCGCGAACGAGGGAACCGTGATCATCTCAGACGCCATCGTCCGTTCCACCCTCACCAGTTCGTCGATTGGCGACAGCCTAGTCGGCCTGCTTCCTTAGGAACGTCGGGACATCCCACTCATCATCACC
Proteins encoded:
- a CDS encoding CDP-alcohol phosphatidyltransferase family protein, producing MEFSERYKGEARTIRSMNMNVPNSLTMLRILLIPVYVGLLNYEQFDYALATLFIAGVTDALDGIIARVANQRTRLGEVLDPLADKLMLTTGFITLSVMHMVPLWLTILVASRDLMLMLGAAVAHFTQTQVDISPTVLGKVTTLIQLTTLIAIVFFASRRLDLAVLDPLVYLMGGVTLMSGLHYLSRGYFRITSSQA
- a CDS encoding type II secretion system F family protein, with protein sequence MSTFTYVGRTRQGAVKKGELTAKTRDEAVDQLRKQQVVVTSLEEKSGGGKFKLNIGSGLTDKDLVVFTRQFGTMINAGLPLIQCLDILSTQSENKVLRETVGDVKNSVEAGSTFSDALKRHPKVFDDLYVNMIHAGEVGGLLDTILTRLAKHIEKAMKLKGQIKSAMVYPTAIVGVAVVIISVLMVWVIPVFAQMFTEMSGGKVGLPGPTQIVINVSNFFQSFWYAMFGAVAGAIFAIKRYYATVNGRVVIDRLLLKMPIVGDLIRKASVAKFTRTLGTLITSGVPLLEGLSICAKTSGNKVIEEALMNARVSISGGKTISEPLAKCNVFPKMVTHMIAVGESTGALDAMLGKIADFYEDEVDQAVETLTSLLEPIMMVVLGTIIGFIVVAMYLPIFTMAQAIQ
- a CDS encoding DivIVA domain-containing protein codes for the protein MKITPIDIQQMVFQVKFRGYDRDEVNRFLEELALTVENANRENSLLREKLTATEQQVTDLRRTEATLSNTLVSAQTLAEDVKRSAQREADLIVKEAELKASEIIRQAKVSLTEMQRGVADLQKQRLMMVERFRSTLRSFERMLEVEDSDAYQADAASVEGKLAGESSPAR
- a CDS encoding YggT family protein; translated protein: MFVLGNVLQGTATILDTVLWLYMWVIIARALISWVNPDPWNPIVQFLERATEPVLTPIRRMIGWRMGMDLSPMIAILILVFLQYAVVQSLRDIAVRMH
- a CDS encoding sigma-54-dependent Fis family transcriptional regulator translates to MEKILVVDDEQGLRDVLSIMLKRAGYAVTVASDGEEAIAQIQKEIFDLVITDLKMPKAGGLDVLKAVKALSPDTVVLVITAFASAESAVEAMKHGAYDYLTKPFQVDEVQLIIRNAIERRRLSTENMLLKRELASQSSFSQIIGQSDAMQKVYEVIRKVADSKSNVLIGGESGTGKELVARAIHFNSSRAAMPFVTVNCSAVPETLLESELFGHMKGSFTGAVSNKAGLFEVANGGTIFLDEIGDTTPAIQVKLLRVIQEREFRRVGGMQDVKVDVRIVAATNRDLEKAVAEGAFREDLYYRLDVIPIKLPPLRMRSGDIPLLSQHFLEKFAKESGKPVPTMSQEAMRVLLAHEWRGNVRELENVIERVVAFTTGSSVTDADIRGWLHKPVTHHQTVPTELPEDGLDLEGLINTIEKDLLLKALERSQWVKKRAARLLRLNTRSFRYRLEKYEIKGGRD
- a CDS encoding PAS domain S-box protein, with protein sequence MLSSTCPVPSTDAESPGARQLVLAHAVDAHPTPAGERAMPELKTRLHWLMGLRVVLVTLMLGLSLAFQSTRGESAPTFTALIVVTYTITILYALVLRRLRTAAAYTAFIWVQVGIDVLLETVLIARTGGVESPFAVLYVITVTVASLVPHRRVGIVTGAGCTLLFGAITAVQYFGLLNASIWLPPSKLEGPEALQTFEVYGLAFLVVGFLSSVLADELRHADQSLREKEQGLNRLQVFHENIVRSISSGVFTTDQEGRITSFNPAAHEVTGYAFADVQGRLWQEVFNWHPTDGAQTTDMTSLSPLRFEVDCFHANGSCLVLGMTLSPLQEQGMQRGLVGVFKDLTQIRYLEEEMRRREWLANLGEMSAGMAHEIRNPLGALAGAMQMLRQDVGSDETSQRLMDIAIREARRLDNIITEFLQYARPPALHIAEQDLNKVLADTLDLIQHEAQSRTGISIVSRTAPAALVAQVDQDQLKQVFWNLAVNAFDAMSGGGTLTIATGVRRVEVGGRRSDVIEISFQDGGEGIPKQNFDKIFLPFFTTKKEGSGLGLAQVHRIVDLHDGWIKVESEVGSGARFVVCLPQSAETGARLRHEGREPWKRF
- a CDS encoding ribose-phosphate pyrophosphokinase, whose product is MNREMKLFSGNANPALARAIGTYLDLPISAATVSSFSDGEIRVRVEENVRGADVFLIQSCCAPVNDSIMEMLIMIDALKRSSANRITAVIPYFGYARQDRKDQPRVPISAKLVADLITTAGADRVLTMDLHASQIQGFFDIPVDNLYALPVLLEYITKRKIQDLVVVSPDAGGVERARAFAKRLQANLAIIDKRREGPNQAQVMNIIGDVEGKSALLLDDMIDTAGTIVQGAQACLDKGAREVWAGCSHGVLSGPALERLQQSGLTEVVVTDSIPLRGKEVKCPKLKLLSVAPLFGEAIRRIHEDESVSSLFV
- a CDS encoding serine hydrolase, encoding MATAHPLQSALQAAVDDGTFPGAVLAVRLRGAMVFEGAAGLLTQKEPSVPVSGDTCYDLASLTKVLATTTALVLLVQRGLLKLDERIEGILAELRDHPIGAATVRHLLTHSSGLPGWRPYYERIASQDAVHPGFLGSAAARAAVLDYIAAEELIYERGTRSLYSDLGFMLLGWVVERVSGRPLERFCSEEIFVPLGACPLGYIPHGLAPTSTGLCDAVQAIAPTEEDSWRGRILRGEVHDENAYALGGVAGHAGLFGTARAVLAVARAWMDGRRKKPGLLSPDVVSLFTSNRQGVPNSSWALGWDTPSVRSSSGTRFSPESFGHLGFSGTSVWIDPMKELEVVLLSNRVHPTRRNEQIRLFRPLIHDLICRELLKS
- the ispE gene encoding 4-(cytidine 5'-diphospho)-2-C-methyl-D-erythritol kinase translates to MNSTSLRVVTPAKVNLILRVLDRRPDGFHAIWSLMHTVGLTDEITLAMRPAAASQIALRCDHAALAVDRSNLVYRAAQLVLERVDRPIDLSITLTKRIPLGAGLGGGSSDAAATILGLVRLLGLGWSVQQMAEVGQQLGSDVPFFFVAPAACVTGRGEVVRPVQVTGQRWIVLVNPGFPVETKWAYQQLAATRQGVRPLSDSLQQLENRPTLDWAEIIPLVENDFEVPVFAQHPVLGQMKRQLVSLGAEVALLSGSGATMFGVFQNETAAKQAAMVCAADPQRKVYVVPAGRAPEATALS